The Actinosynnema mirum DSM 43827 genomic interval CGCGGTGCGGTTCGGCAGGGAGAGCGTGTGGGCGCCGAGCGCGAGCCCCCGGAACGAGTAGCTGCCGTCCGCCGCGGTGGTCGTGGTCAGGCCGCCCAGCACGACGCTCTGACCGGCGATGCCCGATTCCCAGGAGTTCAGCGCGCCGTCGTTGTTCTTGTCGTTCCAGATGATCCCGGAGATCGCCCCCTCGTTCTTCTCCGGGATTTCCTCCTGGGCGCCCGCGGTTCCGCCCAGGAAGAGCGGCGCCACCACGGAAGCGGTGAGGACCGCGAGTGCTCTCTTGCGGGTGCTGCGCATTTCCTTCTCCCCCAGTTGTGCAGCTCGGCCGTGCTGATCGCTGCACAGTGGAGGACGCTTCCGCTGATGGCGGGTTGCGCCCGTCCGCGCACGTTCGGTAACAAAACGACAACGCGGGAACGGGTCGCCGAATACACCTGCCGCACCGTGACCGAGGTCGCGGTGCGGCAGTCCGAACCGGGGCGGGCGATACCGGGGTCGGCGATCAGGCCTTGGCGCGGCGGCGGCGGCTGAGCGCGAAGGCCGCGCCACCAGCGGTCAGCAGCGCGCCCGCCAGGGCGATCAGGCCGAGCGGGGACGCGCCGGTGCTGGCCAGCGAGCCGGTGGCCTGCGCGACCGGGGTCGCGGTGGCGGTGGAGGTGGTGGTCGCGGCGCTGGAGCCGCTGCTCGGGGCCGGGCTGGTGACGTCGCCGACCGGCTGGGCGACCGGGTCGACGGCCGGGTCGGCGGTGGGCTCGACCGGCGCGGCGACGGCGGTGAAGGACGCGGTCGAGGTGTTGTTGCCCGCGTCGGGGTCGGTGTGGCCGAAGGAGCCGGGCTCGATCTCGTAGGTGATCCGACCGGCGTCGATCGGCTTGGTCACCACGTAGTGGGCGCCGAGGTAGACGTAGTGGCCGGGGTACTGCTTCTGGGTGAGCGTGCCGCCCAGCACGGTCGAGGTGTCGGTGGTGACGAGCATCCCGCCGATGGCCTCGCCCTGCGCGGTCAGCTTCTGCAGCCCCTCGGGGACGGTGAGCTTGGCGCTGTAGAAGTCGTAGAAGGGGCCCTCGACGTGCGCGCCGCCGATGATCTCCACGACGTCCCCGACCTGGTAGGTCTCCTTCGCCGGGCTGAGGCGGATGTCGTAGGCCTGGTAGTCGTTGACCCCGGCGTCGGCGACACCGCCGTTGAACCCGCTCGCGGTCGGGTGCTGCGCGTCCAGGGAGAGCGGGGAACCGGTGCGGCCGGACGGGCCGAAGCGGGAGTCCGGGCCCCAGCCGGTGAACATCCGGCCGTCCTGGGCCGCCAGCTCCAGCTCGTACATGGCCATCGGGAGGTTGTCGAAGCGGTACGAGCCGTCGGCGCCCGTGGTGCCGGTGATCCGCGTGCCGGGGCCGGTCGCGTCGGGGGCGTGGTAGATGAGCGAGACGCCCTGACCCGCGAGGCCCTGCTCTCCGGAGTCGATCGCGCCGTTGCCGTTGGCGTCCTTCCAGACCATTCCGGAGATGGAGCCCTCGCCGGTCGGGATGGCGTCCTGGGCGGTGGCGACGCCGGTCAGGAACAGCGGGGCGATCGCGGAGCAGACGAGAGCGGCGGCGAGGTGCTTGCGGGTGGCGCGCATTTCTGTTTCCCCCAGGAAATTCGTTCTTGTTCTTCGTCGTGCTGCTTGGGACATCCAGAAAGACGCCTGCACCTCGGCCGGGTTGCGTCGGTTTCAGCGAGTTCGGTAACGGAATCACAACGCCGGAAAATGACCTTGAAACGACGGAAGCCGCACCACGAAAATGATCGTGGTGCGGCTTCCGGGAATTGTTCGCAGCGGTGGGCCACAGGAGAGGACGCGCTTGCAGGGGGTGGGTTGCGCGGGAGTTCACCGGGTTCGGTGACGAAACGGCAACGCCCCGGACAGCGGTGAGCCCTGCGACCCGGTGCGGGTGGCGGTGCTCGCCGTCAGCGGCGGGTGTCGGTGCGGCGGAAGTTCAGGTGCGCGCGCGACGGCGTCGGCCCGCGCTGCCCCTGGTACCGGCTGCCCGCCTCGCGCGAGCCGTAGGGGAACTCGGCGGCGCTGCTGAGCCGGAACAGGCACAGCTGGCCGATCTTCATGCCCGGCCACAGCGTGATGGGCAGGTTCGCGACGTTCGACAGCTCCAGGGTGATGTGCCCGGTGAAGCCGGGGTCGATGAACCCCGCCGTGGAGTGCGTGAGCAGCCCGAGGCGCCCGAGGGAGGACTTGCCCTCCAGCCTGCCCGCCAGGTCGTCCGGCAGCGTCACCTGCTCGTAGGTGGAGCCGAGCACGAACTCGCCGGGGTGCAGGACGAACGGGTCGTCGCCCTCGGCCTCGACGAGCGAGGTGAGGTCGTCCTGCTGCACGGCCGGGTCGATGTGGGTGTAGCGGGTGTTGTTGAAGACCCGGAAGAACCGGTCGAGCCGCACGTCGATGCTGGAGGGCTGGACGAGGGAGTCGTCAAACGGCTCGACCACGAGCCGCCCGGACTCGACTTCTCCGCGCAGATCGCGGTCACTGAGCAACACGCTTGACAGCGTATGTGTATGATCGGAGCCGCACCGCAAGCGGGTGTAGTTCATTGGTAGAACGACAGCTTCCCAAGCTGTAGAGGCGGGTTCGATTCCCGTCACCCGCTCAGCAGGACGAAGGCCCAGGTCAGAACCTCAACAGGGTTCACGGCCCGGGCCTTCGCCATGTTCGGGGCGCGGCGGGGCGCGCCGGTCCGGGCGGACCTCGGAAACCCGGCCCCCACCTGCCGGAACACCCGCTCCGGCCGTTCGTCCGGGCCCGGACGCGGGGCGCGACGCGCCCGGCGGACCGAACCACACGATCGAGTGAAGAGCTGATCAGCGCCCGGCCGGTTCCGAGCGGCTTCCGGCGGTCCGGGACGGCGGTTCCGCGCCCCTCGACGCGGCCCGAACCGGCCTCCGGGACGTGTTCTGCGGGCCTCCGAAGCGGACCCACGAGTGATCTTGGTCATCCTCAAGCCGGGCACGCCGGTTGCGACCGGCGCCCTTCACGGCAGGGGTGGCTCGCCACTTCACCCTGCAACCTGCCTGCGCAGGTTGAGGTGGGAAGGTTGGCAGCGAAGGCTTGCCCGTTCGGATCAGCGGTCCGTAGAGCCGATATCAGCGAAAACGGCTCCCAAAACTACCCCCCTGGAGCAGCGTTCCGGCGATCCGCAACCCGAGCCCGGCCGCACCACCCGAAGTCGTGAACTTCGGTTCCCCGAAGGCTCACTCGGGCGCAGGTGCGGCGAATGATCGACTTCACCCCAGACTTGCCGCCATGGGGGTGTACCGGTCCAAGCGGACCCGGCGCAGGGTGGTGCTGCTCAGCGCGCTGCCGCTGGCCTTCGGTCTGCTGGGGTTGGTCCAGCCCTGGCACGACGAGTGGTTCGTGAACGAGTCGTTCCACTACCCCGGCGCCTTCCTCTTCGCGGGGGGCGTCACGCTGCTGATGAGCGGCCTGCTGAACCGGGTCAAGCTGACCGAGGCCGGCTTCGCCCTCCACAACGGCAGCGGCCACAAGCACGTGCTGCGCCGCGAGCACGTCGCCGAGATCTGGCACGTCGACTGGAAGCCCTCGCCCGTCTACGTGCGCGACCACTGGGGCCGGGTCTTCACGGTCGGGACCGCGGCGTACGACGTGGAGTACGCCCGTTACCTCGTCCAGGTGATGCGCGCCCACTGGCGGGCGAACCTCCCGGAGATGCCCCCGGCCCGACCCACCACGCACCCCGGCTCGGTCCCGTCCATGCGCCCCGTGACCCACCCCGGTTCGCACCCCGCGATGCGTCCCGCGTACCAGGCCCCCGCCCCCGAGGGGCGGGCCGCCGGGTCCGCGGCGCCCCCGGCTCAGCCCACCACCTGAGCACCGGAGGACCGCCGTTCCCGCTCGCGCGAGCGGGAACGGCGGTCACCGTCAGCCCTTCTCGCTGCGGCTCGCCCCGCGTCCCCCGCCGCCGCGCCCCTCGCCGCGCTCCGCATCGCCGCGCTCCACCTCGGCGTCGACCGCCACCGACAGCGTCTCGCCGGTCGCCGCGTCCGTGCGCAGCGACTCCACCAGCGCCTCGCGCTCGGGCGACGGCTGCGGTCGCAGGAAGCCGATCGACAGGTACAGCACCAGGGACAGCACGAGCGGCCAGGAGACGATCACGCCCTGGGTGACCCACTCGGCCTTCTCGAACTGCTGCTGCCAGTACAGGAACGCCCACGTGCCGAGGCCGCCGATCACGGACGCCTTCGCCGCGAGCGGCCCGACCCTGCGGAACGGCGGCAGCAGCCCCAGCATCAGCGGGATCGCGATCGGGCCCATCGTCGCCGCCACCAGCGCGATCACGATCTTGAGCACGAACCCCTTGGTGTCCGCGGTCAGCGCGATCGTCATGGAGAACCCGATGAAGAGGAACGTGGTGAGCCGGGCCAGCTTCAGCTGCGCGTCGGCGGAGAGCCCGGTGGCCCGCTTCCACAGCCTGGGCAGCATGTCGCGGGTGATGACGGCGGCGATCACGTTGGCGTCCGAGGACACCATCGCCATGGTGTGCGAGAAGAACCCGGCGAGCACCAGGCCGACCATGCCCGCCGGGAGCATCGCCTTGCCCATCTCGACGTAGGCCTGCTCGGCGTTGGCCTCCATGCCCGGCACGATCAGCGGCGCGGCCCACATCGGCAGGAACAGCACCAGCGGCCACACCAGCCACAGGACGGCGGACAGCAGGGCGGAGCGGCGGGCGGCGGCCCCGGACGGCGCGGCCATGTAGCGCTGCGCCAGGTTCCACATGCCGCCGTTGTACTCCAGCGTCTTGATCAGGAAGAGCGCCATGAAGAACACCAGGGTGTAGGGCCCGGTCAGCGGCTCGCTGTGCGAGGCGGGCAGCCGGTCCCACATGGTCCAGACGAAGTCGATCCCGCCGAAGTGGGCGGCGACCGCGACGAACATGGCGATGCCCGCGAAGCCCTGGATGACGAACTGGCCGAAGTCGGTGAGCGCGTCGGCCCACAGGCCGCCGAGCACCGAGTAGACCATGGTGACCACGCCGACGATCAGGATGCCGACCCACACGTCGACGCCCGCGAAGCCCTGGAGCAGCACGGCGACCGCGACCCACTTGGCGGCGATGTCGACGACCTTCAGTGCGGCGCCCGCCCAGGCCATGATCTGCTGGGTCGGCACGTCGTACCGGATGGCCAGGTACTCCAGCGGTGACTTCACGCCGTGCTTGGAGCGAAGGCGGTTCCAGGCGGGCGCCCATAAGAAGGCCCCGATGCCCACGCCCACGCCGATGGTCAGCGCCCACCAGATGTAGACGGTCAGCCCGAGCCGGTACGCCTCGGCGGCGAAGGCCACGAACATGACCGCGCTGTACCCGGACATGTGGTGCGAGATCCCGGAGAGCCACCAGGGCATCCGGCCGCCCGCGGTGAAGAAGTCGGCGATGGTGCTGATCCGCCCCCGCGACCAGACGCCGATCCCCACCATCACGAAGAAGTACCCGCCGACCACGACCCAGTCGAGGGTGTCCATCTGTCCTCCCTGCGTGCGCCGATGCCCGCGCGTGGGCAGCTCGGCTCGGGCGGCGGTTCCGGGCGGCTCCCACGCGGACGTGTGACGTAGGTCTTACGGAGGTGTTGCCGTGCGCGGTAGCCCACACCGGTCAAATGACTCACACTTGTGACCCTTGTTCACATCCTTGATCATTGATCACGCAGAGTGAGTAAATCTTTCTTCGGGGAAACCGCGTCATATCGCGGTGTCCGCTGCGTCTCAGGTCCATGGGAACCGGTGTCAACGGGCGCCCGCTGTCCGCGGCGGGCGCTGCTCGACTTGCCTCAGGGCCGGGGGTCGCGCTCGTCGACCCCGTGCCGCTGCTCCGTGAGGGCCTGGCGGCGGTGGTCCGCCGGACGCCGGGGCTGAACTGGCTCGGCTCGACGGGGCACCTCAACTCCGCGGTGCGGCTGCACGAGCGGCTGCGGCCGGACGTGCTGCTGGTCGACTCGGTGCTCGACCCGCAGGGCCACCTGGCCTCGCTGCTGGTCGCGAGCGATCCGCAGCTGGCGGTGGTGGCGCTGGTGCGCGAGCCGCACCGCACCCCGAAGTATGTGCGCGGCGCGCTCGCCGCGGGGGTGCGGGGCCTGGTGCCGCGCACCGCCGAGCCCGCCGAGGTGGTGGAGGCGATCCTGCGCGCGCACCGGGAGCGGGTGCACCTCGACCCGACGCTGGCGCCGCTGGCGGCGGGGTTCAGCCCCGGCGCGGACTCGGGCACCAGGCGGGCGCTGTCGCGGCGGGAGTACGAGGTGCTCCAGCTGATCGCGGACGGCCTGGAGAACCAGTCGGTGGCGGACGCGCTGTACGTGTCGGTGGAGACGGTGCGCACGCACGTGAAGAACATCCTGCGGAAGCTGCGGGCGCGGGACCGGACGCACGCGGTGTCGCTGGCCTACCAGGCGGGGCTGCTCAGCGGTCGGCTGGCGCCCTAGGCCGGGACCTCCGCGGTCGGCCGGGGAGCGCCTCGGCGTGGACCGGCGCCCGTTCGCGGGCGCCGGTCCCGGCCGTGCCCGCGGGTCGCCCGCCGTCACGCGCCCGGTGGAACGGGAGGCGGCGGTCCGGCGTTCGGTCGACCACAACCGGGTGGCTGGCCTTGCCGGGGTTACTGACAGGTAATACCCTGCTTGTTACCGGTCAGTAAGGGGGATCAGGCCCCGACCTTGATGGAGTGAGCGACGCGATGGGTCACTACAAGAGCAACGTCCGGGACCTCGAGTTCAACCTCTTCGAGGTCTTCACCGTGCAGGACCACCTCGGCACGGGGCCGTTCGAGCAGGCCGACGAGGAGACCGCGCGCGGCATCCTCACCGAGCTGAACAACCTCGCGGTCGGCCCGCTGGCCGACTCCTTCGCCGAGTCCGACCGCAACCCCCCGGTCTTCGACCCGAAGACCCACTCGGTGACCCTGCCCGAGGCGTTCCGGCAGTCCTACCGGGCGCTCTGGGACGGCGAGTGGTACCGCCTCTCGCTCCCGGAGGACCTGGGCGGCTTCGGCGTGCCCCCCTCGGTGCAGTGGGCGGCGTCCGAGCTGGTCCTGGGCGCGAACCCGTCCGCGTACATGTACATGGCGGGCCCCAACTTCGCCACGGTCGTGCACCGCAACGGCACCGACGAGCAGAAGCGCTGGGCCCAGTTCATGATCGACGACGGCTGGGGCGCCACCATGGTGCTGACCGAGCCGGACGCCGGTTCGGACGTGGGCGCGGGCCGCACCAAGGCCGTGCGGCAGGAGGACGGCTCCTGGCACCTGGACGGCGTGAAGCGGTTCATCACCTCGGGCGACCAGGACCTGACCGAGAACATCATGCACCTGGTGCTGGCTCGCCCCGAGGGCCCCGGCATCGAGTCGAGGCCGGGCACCAAGGGCCTGTCGCTGTTCCTGGTGCCGAAGTTCCACTTCGACTCCGAGACCGGCAAGTCCACCGGTGAGCGCAACGGCGCCTTCGTCACCAACGTCGAGCACAAGATGGGCCTGAAGGCCTCCACGACCTGCGAGCTGACCTTCGGCCAGCACGGCGTGCCCGCCAAGGGCTGGCTGCTGGGCGAGGTGCACAACGGCATCGCGCAGATGTTCCAGGTCATCGAGTACGCCCGGATGATGGTCGGCACCAAGGCCATCGGGACGCTCTCGACCGGCTACCTGAACGCGCTGGCGTACGCCAAGGAGCGGGTGCAGAGCGCCGACCTGACCCGGATGACGGACAAGACCGCGCCGCGCGTCACCATCACCCACCACCCGGACGTGCGCCGCAGCCTGATGCTGCAGAAGGCCTACGCCGAGGGCCTGCGCGCGGTGTACCTGTACACCGCGACGTTCCAGGACAGGATCAAGCTCGGTGGCGAGGGCCAGGCGCTGGCCGAGAAGGTCAACGACCTGCTGCTGCCGGTGGTCAAGGGCGTCGGCTCCGAGCGCGCCTACGAGCAGCTCGCGCAGTCGCTGCAGACGCTGGGCGGCTCCGGCTTCCTGCAGGACTACCCGATCGAGCAGTACATCCGCGACTCGAAGATCGACTCGCTGTACGAGGGCACCACCGCGATCCAGTCGCTGGACTTCTTCTTCCGGAAGATCATCCGCGACAAGGGCCAGGCGCTCGGCCACATCAACGGCGAGATCCAGGCGTTCCTCGACTCCGAGGGCGGCAACGGCAGGCTCAAGGAGGAGCGGGCGCTGCTCAAGCAGGGCCTGGAGGACCTCCAGGGGATGCTCGGCGCGCTCGTCGGGTTCCTGACCTCCTCGCAGGAGGACGTGGCCAACCTGTACAAGGTCGGCCAGAACTCGGTGCGGCTGCTCATGACCGCCGGTGACGTGCTGGTCGGCTGGCTGCTGCTGCGCCAGGCCGAGGTGGCGCTGACCAAGCTCGCGGGCGAGCCGTCCGCCAAGGACAAGGCGTTCTACGAGGGCAAGGTCGCGGTGGCGTCGTTCTTCGCCAAGACCGTGCTGCCCGAGCTGTCGGCGCGCCGCAAGTCCACCGAGAGCACCGACAACTCGCTGATGGACCTGGACGAGGCCGCGTTCTGACCGACGTCCCCGTGACGCGCGGGAGGGCGGCGCCCCACGTGGGCGCCGCCCTCCTCCGCGTTCCGGCCCGTCCCCTGCGCGGGCGGGCCTACTCGCTCACTTGTGGGCCTTGGCCGCCGCGAAGCAGTAACCGCCGTAGCCGACGAAGCCGAGCGCGATGACGATCAGCACGACGACGCCGTAGGGCTGGCCCGCGAGGGTGTGCAGCGCCTTGTCCATGCCGCCGGACTGGTTCGGGTCGGCGAAGATCGCGGCGAGCCCGACCAGGACGCCGATGGTCGCGATCGCGATGCCCTTGCCGATGAAGCCGACCTGGCCCAGCCGCTCGACGGTCTTCTGCGTGCCCTGGGGCAGCTCGGACATGTTCAGGTCGTCCTTGAAGGACTTCTTGACGCCCTTGCGGATCTGGTTGACCCCGACGCCGATGACCACCAGGGCGGCGATGCCGACGAGGAACTGCCCGCCGGGCATGGCCAGCACCTTGGCCGTGAGGGTCTGCTGCTGGGAGCCCGAGTCCGAGGACGAGCCGCCCACCGCGTAGGTGATGGCCGCGACGCCGATCGCGACGCCCGCGACCGCGCGGACGCCCGCCGAGATCCGGCGGAACAGGCGCTTGCGCTTGTCGGTGACCCAGCTGTAGCCGGAGGCGGCCAGCGCGGCCTGCCACACGGCGAACGCGAACAGGCCGATCGCCACGACCCACAGCAGCACGACGCCGAACGGCGCCTCGGCGATGGTCGCGACCGCGCCCTTCTGATCGGTCTGCTGGTCGGAGTCGCCGAGGACGACCTGGACGGTCAGCGCCGCCAGCAGGACGTGGACGATCCCGTAGCAGACCATGCCCGCCCGGCCGAGCAGTTGAACCGCCGGGTGTCTCCGCACCTCGTGAACGCTGTTAGCCACGACCGGGTGATACCCGGTCGTGGCTACGGCGAATCACCCCGCGTTCAGCGGGACGCGGTCCGCGCTAGGCGGGCGGCGCCTCGCACACGATCTTGGGCGACGGGTCGTACTTGACGGTGCGGGTCTCGTTCCGCGTCTGGCCGGTGCGCCGGTCCTTGATCGTGCGGGTGTCGGTGACCGTGAAGCCCTGGGCGCCCGCGCTCGCGACGCACGGCTGCGTGGACTTCTTGATCTCCTGCGGCTCGGTGGGACTGGTCTTCTCGCCCGTCGAGCCGGTGACGTCGTAGTTCTTGGTGCCCCAGAGCACGATCTTGATGGAGCCCGCGGTCCAGATCGTCTGGATCGCGACGCCCGTGTCGTCCGGGTTGGTGAACTTGATGTCGATCAGGCTGTTGCCCGCCGTGTCCATGAACACCGTGGCCTCGCGGCCCGCCGGGTACCGGGAGATCCAGTAGCTGTGCTCCTTGTGCCCGGCGTCCTTCATGCCCGCGTAGTAGTAGGCGTTGTAGAGCGTCGTGGCGAACTGCGAGATGCCGCCGCCGACCGCGCGGCCGGGGGCGCCGTTCTCGATGATGCCCGCGTCCACGTAGCCCTCCGCCTTGCCGCGCGGACCGGTGTAGCCGTTGAGGCTGAACGTCTCGCCCGGCTTCACGATCGCGCCGTTGACCTTCTCGGCCACCACGCGGATGTTCACGCCGGAGTCCTGGGCGAAGCCACCGGTCTGGAACTCGCCGATGACCTCCTTGATGCCCATCTTGTTCGCCTGCTCGGTGGTCACCTTGGCGGGCGTGTGCTTGTACTCCGCCTTGACCTCGCGCTTGTCGCCGCGCTTGAGCACGTCGATGAAGCCGTTCAGGGACTTGTCCCAGTCGACCCCGAGGCCGTCGACCGACTCCTTCACGGTGGGCCTGCCGCCGTCGAAGACGATCTCGGCGTCCTTGCCCTCCTTCTCGGTCTCCTTCAGCTGGGGACCGGCGGCCTCGATCACCTTGCCGTTGTCCACCTTGGCGTTCAGCGAGCCGTCGTCGGCGGGCTCGAACACCAGGACGGTGGCCAGGTTCTCCGGGGCCAGGGTGGCGTCCTTGCCCTCGCCCTTGATGACGACCGGGGAGGCGACCGCAGGCGCGGCGACCTCCTCCAGCGCCTTGGCGACGCCCTCCTTGGTGGTCTTCACCGGGGTGGTGGCGACCGGGAGCTCGACGCCGTTGCCGTTGGCCCAGCTGGACAGCAGCACGCCGGACGCCTCGGGGACCTCCAGCTTCTGGCCCTGCTTCGGGTCGACCGCGACGGGCTTGGCGCCCTCGAAGCGGATCGTGCCCTCGGCCGGGTCGTGGTCGGTCGTGCCGCGCAGGCCCTCCAGGGCGGCGGTCACCTTGGCGTCGTCCGCCTTGGAGACGATGCCGACCTCGCGGGTGCTGAAGAACGAGGTGACCCTGGTGATCGGGGACAGCGGCTGGCTGCCCGCCTGGTCGAGCGTGGCGGTCCAGTCCAGCTCCAAGCCCGCCGACCTCGGGTCCAGCTCGGTCTCGACGTCACCGGCCTTGACCTTGATCGGCTTCTCCAGCCGGGGGCTGATCTCGTCGCGGAGCTTGCCCTCGGCGTCGGAGTGGCTCATGCCGCCGACGTCGACGCCCGCGACCGTGACGCCGCGCGGGACGTTGCCGCTGGACACCGCGAGGTCGACGCCCCACAGGACCGCGAGCGCGCCCACGACGGACGCCGCGACCAGACCGATCTTGCGGTTGCGCCGCCGCTTGGCGTCGGCGTCGGACGCCGGGGCGTCCCCGCCCGGCTGCTGCTCGACCATGTGCGGGCCGAGCACCGTCGCCTCGGCCGGGTTCGCCGCCCCCTGGGGCGGGAACGTGCCGGGGCGCTGGCCCGGCGGGACGCTCATGCCACCGGGCGGGGTGCCCGGAGGCACGCTCATGCCGCCCGGCGGGGTGCCCATCGGGATGCCCGCCGCCGGGGTCCCGGTGCGCGCGCCCGGCGGGATGGTCCCCCGACCGGGGTTCACGACGGTGGTGTCGCCACCCCCGGTGACGGGCGCGAAGACCGCGGTCGCCTCGGTGGAACCGGGGGGCGGTGCGGACTGGAAGGTCCGCTGCCCCTCGGGGGTCACCGCCTGGGTGGCGTCCGCGCCGAGGTTCTTCGTCGCGTCCGCGCTCAGGTTCCGGGTGACGTCCTGGGAACCGCCCGCCTGGGGAATCCCCGACGGGGGAGTCCCCGGCTGGGCGGCCCCGGACTGGTTCTGGTTCGCCCCCGCCTGGGGAGTTCCGGGCTGGGGAATGCCGGCCGGGGGAGTCCCCTGCCGGCCGCCCGCCCGCATCCACGGCGGGTCCTGCTCGCCGCCGGTCTGACCGGCGGCGTCCTCGCCCTTCCCGCTGCCCTTCTCGCTGCCGTTCTCACTGCTCTTCGTCGTCGCCTCGGCGGCGCCGCCCGGCGCACCCTCGGGGTTGAGCGCGCGCGTCACGTCGGCCTTGGGCTTGGCGCCCTCCGGGTCGAGCGCGCGCGTCACGTCGCTCGCGGGCTGCACGTTCTGCACGGTGGCCGCGGAAGACGCGTCCGACCCGGTGCTCGTGGCGGCGGTGGCGGCGTCGGGCTCCTCCGACGGCCAGCCCTGGTTCACCGCCGAGGCGGAGATGATCGTGGTGCGCTCCGAAGCAGTGCTCGACGGCGGGCGGGACGGCTTCTTCATGGCCGTGGTCCGCTCGGCGTCGTGCTCCGGTCGCTGATTCTCCGGCACCGCTCCCCCTCTTGCTCTACCGCAAGGTCCTGGGACTGCTTACCCGACCGTCGTCACGCGGTGGTCACGTTCCGACCCGTCAGAGGTAAAGACCTGTGCCGTGGTCGGTCCGCTCGGTCGCGGTGGCGTGCACGTCGCGCTCCCGCATGACCAGGTAGGCGTGGCCCTGGACCTCGACCTCGAACTGGTCATCCGGGTTGAAGAGCACCCGGTCCCCGACCTTCACGTGGCGCACGTTCGTGCCGACGCCGAGGACGTCGCCCCACGCCAGGCGCT includes:
- a CDS encoding SdrD B-like domain-containing protein; amino-acid sequence: MRATRKHLAAALVCSAIAPLFLTGVATAQDAIPTGEGSISGMVWKDANGNGAIDSGEQGLAGQGVSLIYHAPDATGPGTRITGTTGADGSYRFDNLPMAMYELELAAQDGRMFTGWGPDSRFGPSGRTGSPLSLDAQHPTASGFNGGVADAGVNDYQAYDIRLSPAKETYQVGDVVEIIGGAHVEGPFYDFYSAKLTVPEGLQKLTAQGEAIGGMLVTTDTSTVLGGTLTQKQYPGHYVYLGAHYVVTKPIDAGRITYEIEPGSFGHTDPDAGNNTSTASFTAVAAPVEPTADPAVDPVAQPVGDVTSPAPSSGSSAATTTSTATATPVAQATGSLASTGASPLGLIALAGALLTAGGAAFALSRRRRAKA
- the dcd gene encoding dCTP deaminase, which translates into the protein MLLSDRDLRGEVESGRLVVEPFDDSLVQPSSIDVRLDRFFRVFNNTRYTHIDPAVQQDDLTSLVEAEGDDPFVLHPGEFVLGSTYEQVTLPDDLAGRLEGKSSLGRLGLLTHSTAGFIDPGFTGHITLELSNVANLPITLWPGMKIGQLCLFRLSSAAEFPYGSREAGSRYQGQRGPTPSRAHLNFRRTDTRR
- a CDS encoding sodium:solute symporter family protein, which translates into the protein MDTLDWVVVGGYFFVMVGIGVWSRGRISTIADFFTAGGRMPWWLSGISHHMSGYSAVMFVAFAAEAYRLGLTVYIWWALTIGVGVGIGAFLWAPAWNRLRSKHGVKSPLEYLAIRYDVPTQQIMAWAGAALKVVDIAAKWVAVAVLLQGFAGVDVWVGILIVGVVTMVYSVLGGLWADALTDFGQFVIQGFAGIAMFVAVAAHFGGIDFVWTMWDRLPASHSEPLTGPYTLVFFMALFLIKTLEYNGGMWNLAQRYMAAPSGAAARRSALLSAVLWLVWPLVLFLPMWAAPLIVPGMEANAEQAYVEMGKAMLPAGMVGLVLAGFFSHTMAMVSSDANVIAAVITRDMLPRLWKRATGLSADAQLKLARLTTFLFIGFSMTIALTADTKGFVLKIVIALVAATMGPIAIPLMLGLLPPFRRVGPLAAKASVIGGLGTWAFLYWQQQFEKAEWVTQGVIVSWPLVLSLVLYLSIGFLRPQPSPEREALVESLRTDAATGETLSVAVDAEVERGDAERGEGRGGGGRGASRSEKG
- a CDS encoding LuxR C-terminal-related transcriptional regulator, whose translation is MPLLREGLAAVVRRTPGLNWLGSTGHLNSAVRLHERLRPDVLLVDSVLDPQGHLASLLVASDPQLAVVALVREPHRTPKYVRGALAAGVRGLVPRTAEPAEVVEAILRAHRERVHLDPTLAPLAAGFSPGADSGTRRALSRREYEVLQLIADGLENQSVADALYVSVETVRTHVKNILRKLRARDRTHAVSLAYQAGLLSGRLAP
- a CDS encoding acyl-CoA dehydrogenase, encoding MGHYKSNVRDLEFNLFEVFTVQDHLGTGPFEQADEETARGILTELNNLAVGPLADSFAESDRNPPVFDPKTHSVTLPEAFRQSYRALWDGEWYRLSLPEDLGGFGVPPSVQWAASELVLGANPSAYMYMAGPNFATVVHRNGTDEQKRWAQFMIDDGWGATMVLTEPDAGSDVGAGRTKAVRQEDGSWHLDGVKRFITSGDQDLTENIMHLVLARPEGPGIESRPGTKGLSLFLVPKFHFDSETGKSTGERNGAFVTNVEHKMGLKASTTCELTFGQHGVPAKGWLLGEVHNGIAQMFQVIEYARMMVGTKAIGTLSTGYLNALAYAKERVQSADLTRMTDKTAPRVTITHHPDVRRSLMLQKAYAEGLRAVYLYTATFQDRIKLGGEGQALAEKVNDLLLPVVKGVGSERAYEQLAQSLQTLGGSGFLQDYPIEQYIRDSKIDSLYEGTTAIQSLDFFFRKIIRDKGQALGHINGEIQAFLDSEGGNGRLKEERALLKQGLEDLQGMLGALVGFLTSSQEDVANLYKVGQNSVRLLMTAGDVLVGWLLLRQAEVALTKLAGEPSAKDKAFYEGKVAVASFFAKTVLPELSARRKSTESTDNSLMDLDEAAF
- a CDS encoding DUF1206 domain-containing protein gives rise to the protein MRRHPAVQLLGRAGMVCYGIVHVLLAALTVQVVLGDSDQQTDQKGAVATIAEAPFGVVLLWVVAIGLFAFAVWQAALAASGYSWVTDKRKRLFRRISAGVRAVAGVAIGVAAITYAVGGSSSDSGSQQQTLTAKVLAMPGGQFLVGIAALVVIGVGVNQIRKGVKKSFKDDLNMSELPQGTQKTVERLGQVGFIGKGIAIATIGVLVGLAAIFADPNQSGGMDKALHTLAGQPYGVVVLIVIALGFVGYGGYCFAAAKAHK
- a CDS encoding VanW family protein, which translates into the protein MSVPPGQRPGTFPPQGAANPAEATVLGPHMVEQQPGGDAPASDADAKRRRNRKIGLVAASVVGALAVLWGVDLAVSSGNVPRGVTVAGVDVGGMSHSDAEGKLRDEISPRLEKPIKVKAGDVETELDPRSAGLELDWTATLDQAGSQPLSPITRVTSFFSTREVGIVSKADDAKVTAALEGLRGTTDHDPAEGTIRFEGAKPVAVDPKQGQKLEVPEASGVLLSSWANGNGVELPVATTPVKTTKEGVAKALEEVAAPAVASPVVIKGEGKDATLAPENLATVLVFEPADDGSLNAKVDNGKVIEAAGPQLKETEKEGKDAEIVFDGGRPTVKESVDGLGVDWDKSLNGFIDVLKRGDKREVKAEYKHTPAKVTTEQANKMGIKEVIGEFQTGGFAQDSGVNIRVVAEKVNGAIVKPGETFSLNGYTGPRGKAEGYVDAGIIENGAPGRAVGGGISQFATTLYNAYYYAGMKDAGHKEHSYWISRYPAGREATVFMDTAGNSLIDIKFTNPDDTGVAIQTIWTAGSIKIVLWGTKNYDVTGSTGEKTSPTEPQEIKKSTQPCVASAGAQGFTVTDTRTIKDRRTGQTRNETRTVKYDPSPKIVCEAPPA
- a CDS encoding GroES family chaperonin, whose translation is MLHDRVMVRISPEDGERRSSGGIVIPATAQVAKRLAWGDVLGVGTNVRHVKVGDRVLFNPDDQFEVEVQGHAYLVMRERDVHATATERTDHGTGLYL